A single genomic interval of Bacillus smithii harbors:
- a CDS encoding glycosyltransferase family 4 protein: protein MKILLATAYDYPHAGGLSTHVTTLKAGLEELGHQVDILSFSDVPAWKRKALAQGPSFILNKFKKGKGIVWSHKMRRKFLYGLIEANKQKGYDLINAQDPFTVLAALATGIPTVATVHGYMTFESISKGSLLENSAEEEYMKDIEVQAYRGARKVITVDQRLKEYVKEVSGIDATAVRNFIDIHQFKPNKEKKQEYRKKYGLSADDRVLFVPRRLTRKNGVIYPALALPEVLKEFPQTKLIYAGSGEALDELKEIVEENRLNDHVVFLGAIPHDQIKEFYALSDVVLVPSVHSAGVEEATSISALEAMGSGSPLIASAVGGLKEIVNHQEDGLLVEEKNIKELVESIVYLFQHPEKGEEFAAKARQKIESEYSHISAAKKYESVYLKAL, encoded by the coding sequence ATGAAAATTTTACTCGCCACGGCTTATGATTATCCTCATGCGGGAGGGTTGTCCACTCATGTGACGACATTGAAAGCGGGACTTGAGGAGCTCGGCCATCAAGTGGATATCCTTTCTTTTTCGGACGTGCCTGCATGGAAGCGGAAAGCGCTGGCACAAGGACCAAGCTTCATATTAAATAAGTTCAAAAAAGGAAAAGGCATTGTATGGTCGCACAAGATGAGGAGAAAGTTTCTTTATGGGTTGATCGAAGCCAACAAACAGAAAGGATATGACCTCATCAATGCCCAAGATCCTTTCACTGTATTAGCCGCATTGGCGACCGGAATCCCGACAGTGGCTACTGTTCACGGTTATATGACGTTTGAGTCCATCAGTAAAGGATCGTTGCTGGAAAACAGCGCGGAAGAAGAATACATGAAAGATATTGAAGTACAAGCCTATCGAGGTGCGAGAAAGGTCATCACGGTTGATCAGCGCTTGAAGGAGTATGTGAAAGAAGTTTCCGGGATCGATGCCACGGCGGTGCGGAATTTCATCGATATCCATCAATTTAAGCCGAATAAAGAGAAAAAACAAGAATATAGAAAGAAATATGGTTTGTCGGCGGATGACCGTGTTTTATTTGTGCCTCGCCGGTTGACCAGAAAAAATGGAGTGATCTACCCGGCTCTGGCGCTTCCAGAAGTATTGAAAGAATTTCCTCAAACCAAGCTGATTTATGCCGGCAGCGGAGAAGCGTTGGATGAATTGAAAGAGATTGTGGAAGAAAACCGTCTCAACGATCATGTTGTCTTTTTGGGAGCCATTCCGCACGATCAAATTAAGGAGTTTTATGCCCTTTCTGATGTCGTATTAGTTCCTAGCGTCCACTCTGCAGGGGTAGAAGAGGCTACTTCCATTTCTGCTTTAGAGGCGATGGGATCCGGCTCTCCTCTTATCGCCAGCGCGGTTGGCGGTTTAAAAGAAATTGTCAACCACCAAGAAGACGGCTTGCTCGTGGAGGAGAAAAACATCAAAGAACTAGTCGAGTCTATTGTTTACTTATTCCAACATCCTGAAAAAGGAGAGGAATTCGCAGCCAAAGCCCGTCAAAAAATCGAGTCGGAATACTCCCATATCTCCGCAGCGAAAAAATATGAATCGGTGTATTTAAAAGCCCTTTAA
- a CDS encoding O-antigen ligase family protein: MAGFREKYQYILVMVLFVLVALFFPNSMIGLAVSLIVAALAFIRPKDGLLFLLIYFPTRAFLIEINPSLKIAGDLIAIAAFLRAVWDQRNDWKKMFQFSLFEWGFFLFILIGCVSALITGVSVGAIIFQVRAFVITYLIFYTVKRLSIEKEDIHRFLWITFTMSMILSVQGIVEKVSLRTLLMPETWVERYISPTNRQRIYGLINNPNVLAVYLTLAFICTLYLSTLVSKRTKLFLLIGSVVMMGVWILTYSRGTAIGLAVGLITYLALSRNWKTVVKALLIIVLSVIVISIPVTKATEFVQNMNVLKEKPIAAPDQQGDESHAEKRLKETFEGSTIEQSKNTGRLFIVKKGLQIFKDHPVIGSGFSTFGDSASKSYSSPIYKHYGINLNIYSDNQYIQVIAETGVLGVVGFAVFLLGMLAFLWKNRHTVSPYDDALISILIAVYVCGLLYNIWEDKTFTAYFYMILGGVASMAAETFGRPLRFR, translated from the coding sequence ATGGCTGGTTTTCGAGAGAAGTATCAATACATCCTTGTTATGGTTTTATTTGTTTTGGTGGCACTCTTTTTTCCAAACAGTATGATCGGTTTGGCCGTTTCGCTCATAGTAGCTGCGCTGGCGTTTATTCGGCCGAAAGACGGTCTGTTGTTTTTGCTCATCTACTTTCCAACAAGGGCGTTTTTAATAGAGATAAATCCCTCTTTGAAAATAGCCGGTGATTTAATCGCCATTGCTGCCTTTTTAAGAGCGGTTTGGGATCAACGAAACGATTGGAAAAAGATGTTCCAATTTTCGCTGTTTGAATGGGGATTCTTTTTGTTCATTCTTATAGGTTGTGTGTCCGCGCTTATCACGGGGGTTTCCGTAGGGGCTATTATTTTTCAAGTTCGGGCTTTTGTGATTACATACTTGATTTTCTATACAGTGAAGCGGCTGTCGATTGAAAAAGAAGATATTCACCGCTTTTTATGGATTACTTTTACTATGTCTATGATTCTCTCCGTTCAAGGAATTGTCGAAAAAGTATCATTGCGGACTTTGTTGATGCCGGAAACATGGGTGGAGCGTTATATTTCTCCGACGAACCGGCAGCGCATTTACGGGTTGATTAACAATCCAAATGTTTTGGCTGTTTACTTAACGCTCGCCTTTATTTGCACGCTATATTTATCAACCCTTGTTTCCAAAAGAACGAAGCTGTTTCTCCTCATTGGTTCAGTTGTGATGATGGGTGTTTGGATTTTGACGTATTCAAGAGGAACGGCTATTGGCCTTGCCGTCGGCTTGATCACCTATTTGGCTTTGTCGAGAAATTGGAAAACCGTTGTGAAAGCTTTGCTGATCATCGTGCTGAGTGTAATAGTGATCAGTATTCCGGTGACAAAAGCGACGGAATTCGTCCAGAATATGAACGTGTTGAAAGAAAAGCCGATTGCGGCGCCTGATCAGCAAGGAGATGAATCACACGCGGAAAAACGGCTGAAAGAGACGTTTGAAGGCAGTACGATCGAGCAAAGTAAAAATACCGGCCGCTTGTTCATTGTCAAAAAGGGTCTGCAAATATTTAAAGACCATCCTGTTATTGGTTCCGGATTTTCGACATTTGGCGATTCAGCGTCAAAATCGTATTCATCGCCGATTTATAAACATTATGGGATCAACTTGAATATTTATTCGGATAATCAATATATTCAAGTAATTGCCGAAACAGGGGTGCTTGGGGTTGTTGGCTTTGCCGTTTTCCTGCTGGGAATGCTGGCTTTTCTCTGGAAAAACAGACATACGGTTTCCCCGTACGACGATGCGCTTATTTCGATATTAATTGCCGTTTATGTTTGCGGACTGCTTTATAATATTTGGGAAGACAAAACGTTCACCGCCTATTTCTATATGATCCTTGGAGGAGTGGCTTCTATGGCGGCAGAAACGTTTGGGCGCCCCTTAAGATTTAGATGA